In Hymenobacter sp. 5317J-9, the following are encoded in one genomic region:
- a CDS encoding dsDNA nuclease domain-containing protein yields the protein MGKKLQPTSTPALPNPADVAAIGDPGDETQRNFRYQHAYGSILLIAAATGLNPYEAIWCEHHEDLLAERSDGTYDAYQVKTRRPEIGDWTLTEEPIRHSLKRFVDLHNQFGANINRFVIVSNAEFLTVGLGVSDIKKLKTSPRTFLKVIVGYNNAGEVGGAFAEVLTAMAADFGCDVEVLFAVLKRMELVKGPNRDHFDSEVAHIHLPKLKDCKLMPAAELNAVRDELIQKVYGASSLLIEDPRQHLPHVAGQANPRLLAKRVSVSVVAACVGQSSGMVFRYQTGDVTLAIGESGTQRDILRKKFVQGGLVDQLPLMERRTLDTEARLMALAHAGPDTFDGFLKQLEGVVQAECTEAQLVAQISRVSPTAPYGPAMLVSVFQRLKAIAENTPRKVDNEPYECLVGIAGLLTEQCTVWWSDKFNLHVA from the coding sequence ATGGGGAAAAAACTACAACCTACTTCTACCCCTGCGCTACCAAATCCAGCCGACGTGGCGGCTATCGGCGACCCCGGCGATGAAACGCAGCGCAATTTTCGGTACCAGCACGCTTACGGTTCCATTCTGCTGATAGCTGCTGCTACTGGCCTCAATCCTTATGAAGCCATCTGGTGCGAGCACCACGAGGACTTGCTGGCCGAGCGCTCAGACGGCACTTACGATGCTTATCAGGTCAAAACCCGTCGCCCAGAGATAGGCGACTGGACGCTTACCGAAGAGCCCATACGTCACAGCTTAAAGCGGTTTGTGGATTTACACAATCAGTTTGGGGCCAATATTAATCGGTTCGTCATCGTATCTAATGCCGAGTTTTTGACGGTAGGGCTTGGTGTGAGCGATATTAAGAAGCTGAAAACTAGCCCCCGCACCTTTCTAAAGGTGATAGTAGGTTACAACAATGCGGGTGAAGTCGGGGGAGCCTTTGCGGAGGTGCTGACTGCAATGGCTGCCGACTTCGGCTGTGATGTCGAAGTACTGTTTGCGGTCCTGAAGCGAATGGAACTGGTGAAGGGCCCCAACCGGGACCACTTTGATTCGGAGGTGGCGCACATTCACCTACCGAAACTAAAAGATTGCAAACTCATGCCAGCGGCCGAGCTGAACGCAGTGCGGGACGAACTGATTCAAAAGGTTTACGGTGCTTCTTCGTTGCTGATTGAGGACCCACGCCAGCACCTTCCCCACGTGGCAGGGCAAGCGAACCCGCGGCTGCTGGCCAAGCGCGTGTCCGTATCCGTAGTGGCCGCCTGCGTGGGGCAATCGTCAGGCATGGTCTTCCGGTATCAGACAGGAGACGTTACCTTGGCCATTGGGGAGTCTGGAACACAGCGCGACATCCTGCGAAAGAAATTTGTGCAAGGAGGCCTAGTTGACCAACTGCCCCTGATGGAACGCCGAACGCTGGACACCGAAGCACGGCTCATGGCGCTGGCGCACGCCGGTCCGGATACCTTCGACGGATTCCTGAAACAGTTGGAGGGCGTCGTTCAAGCGGAATGCACGGAGGCCCAACTCGTGGCCCAAATCAGCCGCGTCTCTCCCACCGCACCCTATGGGCCAGCCATGTTGGTGAGCGTTTTTCAGCGGTTGAAAGCAATTGCCGAAAACACGCCGCGTAAAGTGGACAACGAGCCGTATGAGTGCTTAGTGGGCATTGCCGGTTTGCTGACTGAACAGTGCACCGTGTGGTGGAGTGATAAATTTAACCTTCACGTGGCATGA
- a CDS encoding tyrosine-type recombinase/integrase: MSEHLVVPQISGAQVPAHLVESTSRYVESGLRGAANTIRAYAGDWKRFTSWCTVHELESLPAPVEALAGFLTELADAGKKVATIQRHGAAIAKAHELAGLDSPTADKKIKVLLKGIAREKKTRIKQAAAFSLDNFKRTIRNIDVSTPTGLRNRALLLLGFTGAFRRSELEALNIEDLAFDAEGLVVSLTRSKTNQLGQAEEKAIFYSPDPQLCPIRSLQAWLRVLDRNEGCVFVSLRKNQQLTARRMTTKYINLITQQYLGSGYTAHSLRASFVTVSKLNGADDSKVMNQTKHKTSAMIRRYTRLDNVRQHNSAKELGL; this comes from the coding sequence GTGAGCGAGCATCTCGTCGTCCCCCAAATCTCCGGTGCCCAGGTGCCGGCTCACCTGGTCGAGTCGACCTCGCGCTACGTCGAGTCCGGCCTGCGCGGGGCAGCCAACACCATCCGCGCCTACGCCGGCGACTGGAAGCGGTTCACAAGTTGGTGCACCGTGCACGAGTTGGAATCCCTGCCGGCGCCGGTCGAAGCCTTGGCCGGATTTCTGACCGAGTTGGCCGATGCCGGCAAGAAGGTGGCCACCATCCAGCGTCACGGGGCGGCCATTGCCAAAGCCCACGAGCTGGCCGGGCTGGACTCGCCCACGGCTGATAAAAAAATCAAGGTGCTGCTCAAGGGCATCGCCCGGGAAAAGAAAACGCGCATCAAGCAAGCCGCCGCCTTTTCGCTCGACAATTTCAAGCGGACCATTCGGAACATCGACGTCTCGACGCCCACCGGACTGCGCAACCGGGCGCTGCTCTTGCTGGGCTTCACCGGCGCCTTTCGCCGCTCCGAGCTCGAAGCCCTCAACATCGAGGACCTGGCCTTTGACGCGGAAGGCTTGGTCGTCTCGCTCACCAGGAGCAAGACCAACCAGCTGGGGCAGGCCGAAGAAAAGGCCATCTTCTACTCCCCCGACCCGCAACTGTGCCCCATCCGTTCGCTGCAAGCCTGGCTGCGCGTGCTGGACAGGAACGAGGGGTGCGTGTTTGTGTCGCTGCGCAAAAACCAGCAACTCACTGCCCGCCGGATGACGACCAAATACATCAACCTCATCACCCAGCAATACTTGGGCTCCGGCTACACGGCTCACTCGCTGCGGGCCTCGTTTGTAACGGTCTCTAAGCTCAACGGGGCCGACGACTCCAAGGTCATGAACCAGACCAAGCACAAGACCT